The following proteins come from a genomic window of Leptospira andrefontaineae:
- the murA gene encoding UDP-N-acetylglucosamine 1-carboxyvinyltransferase — protein MSSPYFKIVGKNPLHGTVMPQGNKNEALPILGAVCLVPGEVIIENIPQISDVLMLMDVLRHLGMEVEDKGEGTFLFRNNGNLKSDLPAELCSKIRGAVTLAGPILAKTGRVFLPRPGGDKIGRRRMDTHLLALEALGAQIEVFPDGYEIKGDRLRGTDLLMDEASVTATENAVMAAVLSEGVTILRHAASEPHVQRLCKFLVSAGAKISGIGSNILTIEGVSSLKTPEKPHRIGSDYLEIGSFISLAAVTGGEIFIGDVELEDIRMIRMVYSRLGIEVRPQDGGILVPSDQKMEIIPDYHGATPKIDDSPWPGFPADMTSVALVTATQCKGTVLIHEKMFESRLFFVDNIISMGAQIILCDPHRAIVIGPNRLYGQKVASPDIRAGMAMIIAALCAEGTSSIHNIVQIDRGFQDIDTRLRSLGAHIERIGEE, from the coding sequence ATGAGCTCTCCATACTTCAAAATTGTCGGTAAAAATCCTCTTCATGGAACTGTAATGCCCCAAGGGAATAAAAACGAAGCCTTACCTATTTTAGGCGCCGTCTGTTTAGTTCCTGGCGAAGTAATTATCGAAAATATTCCCCAGATCTCAGACGTGCTAATGCTCATGGACGTTCTACGCCATTTAGGAATGGAAGTAGAAGATAAGGGAGAAGGAACGTTCTTATTTCGTAATAATGGAAATCTAAAGTCGGATCTTCCTGCAGAACTATGTTCCAAGATAAGAGGAGCTGTCACGCTTGCAGGTCCCATCCTCGCCAAAACAGGGCGAGTGTTTTTACCAAGACCGGGTGGAGATAAGATCGGGCGGAGAAGAATGGACACTCATCTTCTCGCACTAGAAGCGCTTGGCGCACAAATCGAAGTATTTCCGGACGGTTACGAAATTAAAGGTGATAGACTAAGAGGCACAGACCTTCTCATGGACGAAGCTTCTGTTACTGCTACCGAAAACGCAGTCATGGCAGCCGTACTTTCAGAAGGTGTTACTATCTTACGTCATGCCGCTAGCGAACCTCATGTGCAGAGACTTTGTAAATTTTTAGTTTCTGCCGGAGCAAAAATTTCAGGGATAGGTTCTAATATCCTAACTATCGAAGGTGTAAGCTCCTTAAAAACCCCTGAAAAACCGCATAGGATCGGATCAGATTATTTAGAGATCGGTAGTTTTATCAGCTTAGCTGCAGTTACTGGCGGCGAAATTTTTATCGGAGATGTGGAGCTGGAAGACATCCGCATGATCCGCATGGTATATTCTCGCTTAGGGATAGAAGTTCGCCCCCAAGATGGAGGCATATTAGTTCCTTCTGATCAAAAAATGGAAATCATTCCGGACTATCATGGAGCCACTCCTAAAATAGACGATTCTCCTTGGCCTGGTTTCCCTGCGGATATGACTTCTGTTGCCTTAGTCACTGCTACACAATGTAAAGGAACAGTTCTAATTCACGAAAAAATGTTCGAGTCTAGATTATTCTTCGTGGATAATATAATCTCGATGGGTGCTCAAATTATTCTCTGCGATCCGCATAGAGCAATAGTGATCGGACCAAATCGTCTTTATGGACAAAAAGTAGCGAGCCCTGATATCAGAGCAGGAATGGCAATGATTATCGCGGCGCTTTGCGCAGAAGGTACAAGCTCTATCCATAATATCGTTCAGATAGATAGAGGGTTTCAAGATATAGATACTAGACTAAGATCTCTAGGTGCTCATATTGAGAGGATAGGTGAAGAATGA
- the lnt gene encoding apolipoprotein N-acyltransferase, giving the protein MDSFLHRFREFQKTLFFDFFCFLWVGAFTFLSFAPFYLSHLVWIAPFGLFWITHKYSGRYWRLVGYGFLFGVFFYAIAFHWIHHMAMVFGNFPWPLAFIILLLAGVLFGAKFPIFLVSYSFLSRRAGKHSVWVAGVCGMAADMIGYQLFPWYWGNLAAGNIILAQTVEITGVYGLSFLVFVVSYTLFETNLLHLPEILRSKDKRSHFIKFWTLPFALLLLFVIVGSTLYLKWKNVTPTKTLEVLVVQPDAPMSIRDERGRSPREVIEDLMGRMDKMVENAVQRAGKNPDLIILPEAGIPYFSANRELLKIKMGDRIYWPRFDSLMVSFANRYKATVFFNEIDAAYKTKSSGREYLRYFNNNVVYDPNGVRRQAYQKQYLVMFGETMPFEFMYDLSPQTGRFDPGESFDLLHYYSDIPKENPPTVLPVTWEKTEGLDAEFVRNYYSPTHTELKDEGIFLPLICYEVIVPEFVRKFKDSGNPQFIANLTNDKWYGTTTESDQHFELGRLRAIEWRRWLVRSTNSGISGYVDHLGNFIEGKSTSLMKAETSWQQIQVIDSPPGFYILYGNLIPWIMIVLTGIYYGNLLLRNKKSEA; this is encoded by the coding sequence ATGGATTCTTTTTTACATCGTTTTAGAGAGTTTCAAAAAACACTGTTTTTCGACTTCTTCTGTTTTCTCTGGGTGGGGGCGTTCACATTCTTATCCTTTGCTCCTTTTTATCTAAGCCATTTAGTTTGGATCGCACCTTTCGGTCTATTTTGGATCACTCATAAATATTCCGGAAGATATTGGAGATTGGTAGGTTACGGTTTCCTATTTGGGGTATTCTTCTATGCAATTGCATTCCATTGGATCCATCATATGGCAATGGTCTTCGGGAATTTTCCTTGGCCTCTTGCATTTATAATTCTTCTTTTAGCCGGAGTTTTATTCGGAGCTAAATTCCCTATCTTCTTAGTATCTTACTCCTTTCTTTCTAGAAGGGCAGGTAAACATAGCGTTTGGGTAGCAGGTGTTTGCGGAATGGCCGCAGATATGATCGGCTATCAACTATTTCCTTGGTATTGGGGAAACCTGGCAGCCGGTAATATCATACTCGCTCAAACAGTGGAGATCACAGGAGTTTACGGACTTTCGTTCTTAGTATTCGTAGTCTCTTATACACTCTTTGAAACAAATCTATTACACCTTCCTGAAATTTTAAGATCCAAAGATAAAAGATCCCATTTTATAAAATTCTGGACCTTACCCTTTGCGTTACTTCTTCTTTTCGTTATCGTAGGTTCCACTTTGTATTTGAAATGGAAGAATGTAACTCCAACTAAAACTCTCGAAGTTCTCGTAGTCCAGCCGGATGCTCCTATGAGTATTCGTGATGAAAGGGGAAGATCTCCTCGAGAAGTAATCGAAGATCTAATGGGCAGAATGGACAAGATGGTGGAGAACGCTGTCCAAAGAGCTGGTAAAAATCCTGATCTGATTATTCTGCCGGAAGCAGGGATCCCATATTTTTCTGCAAATAGGGAACTATTAAAGATCAAAATGGGAGATCGTATCTATTGGCCTAGATTCGATTCCTTAATGGTGTCTTTTGCGAACAGATACAAGGCTACAGTATTCTTTAACGAAATTGATGCGGCTTATAAAACCAAAAGTTCCGGAAGAGAATATCTCAGATACTTTAATAATAACGTAGTATACGATCCGAATGGAGTGAGAAGGCAAGCTTACCAAAAACAATATTTAGTAATGTTCGGTGAGACAATGCCTTTCGAATTCATGTATGATCTAAGTCCTCAGACCGGAAGGTTCGATCCGGGAGAATCTTTCGATCTTCTACATTATTATTCTGATATCCCTAAAGAAAATCCTCCTACAGTTTTACCGGTTACTTGGGAAAAGACAGAGGGGTTGGATGCAGAATTTGTTAGAAATTATTATTCCCCAACTCATACTGAATTAAAAGACGAGGGTATTTTCCTTCCTTTGATCTGTTATGAAGTAATTGTTCCGGAGTTTGTGAGAAAGTTCAAAGATTCCGGAAATCCTCAGTTTATAGCAAATCTTACCAATGATAAATGGTATGGGACTACTACTGAAAGTGACCAACATTTCGAGTTAGGAAGATTAAGAGCGATTGAATGGAGAAGATGGCTAGTCCGCTCTACTAATTCCGGGATCTCAGGTTACGTGGATCATCTAGGAAACTTTATAGAAGGTAAATCCACTTCACTTATGAAAGCGGAAACCAGTTGGCAACAAATCCAAGTGATAGATTCTCCTCCTGGATTTTATATTCTTTATGGGAACCTGATCCCTTGGATTATGATCGTTCTAACTGGAATATATTACGGAAATCTTCTGCTCCGTAATAAAAAATCAGAAGCCTAA
- a CDS encoding LIC_13246 family protein — protein sequence MKARRNKDIEEHFGWMKLKTDQLGFLGIIHSVNRFYDSLQGSQSNELRYFRRKLVRTDFRYSKIFMKKFGDYEYLIYARIETEGKSESDSWIHVDGIRMERDEMKAKGVKDHPSYEIRCLSDIFESSCVPASRSEEDKIDSDCS from the coding sequence ATGAAGGCGAGAAGGAACAAAGATATAGAGGAACATTTCGGTTGGATGAAATTGAAAACAGACCAATTGGGTTTTTTAGGAATTATACATTCCGTAAATAGATTCTATGATTCTCTCCAAGGTTCTCAATCCAATGAACTACGTTACTTCCGAAGAAAATTGGTAAGAACTGATTTTAGATATTCTAAAATTTTTATGAAGAAGTTCGGAGATTATGAATATCTGATCTATGCTCGTATAGAAACCGAAGGAAAATCAGAATCGGACTCTTGGATACATGTAGATGGGATTAGAATGGAAAGAGACGAAATGAAAGCAAAAGGAGTAAAGGATCATCCTTCTTACGAGATCAGATGTTTAAGTGATATTTTCGAATCCTCTTGTGTACCAGCTTCCAGATCGGAAGAGGATAAGATAGATTCGGACTGTAGTTGA
- a CDS encoding RNA polymerase sigma factor, whose amino-acid sequence MGSLDTIYRRERDRILAWVRSRVADPEEAEDLLQESFLTAVTELDSAGSIEYLLAYVYAVLRNKVGDWYRFKKAGKYSNTRLEQEFFLEDALLDKAAGPEKEFYRSLVLQELAIAIEELPEEQKSAFVENVFEGKSFREISEATGIPEGTLSARKSYAKDFLAKRLKDLKVFFLEEF is encoded by the coding sequence TTGGGATCCTTGGACACGATATACAGACGGGAAAGAGATAGAATCCTAGCATGGGTTCGTTCCAGGGTTGCGGATCCGGAAGAAGCAGAAGATCTTCTTCAGGAATCTTTTTTAACCGCTGTAACTGAACTGGATTCCGCTGGGTCTATAGAATATCTTTTAGCTTATGTGTACGCAGTTCTTCGAAATAAAGTCGGGGACTGGTACAGATTTAAAAAAGCGGGGAAGTATTCTAACACTCGTTTAGAGCAGGAGTTTTTCTTAGAGGACGCATTGCTGGATAAAGCGGCAGGACCTGAAAAGGAATTTTACAGAAGTCTTGTGCTCCAGGAATTAGCGATCGCTATTGAAGAACTTCCTGAAGAGCAAAAATCTGCGTTTGTTGAAAACGTGTTCGAAGGAAAATCCTTCAGAGAAATTTCGGAAGCAACCGGAATTCCAGAAGGAACTCTCTCGGCACGAAAATCTTACGCTAAGGATTTTTTAGCAAAACGTTTGAAGGACCTGAAGGTTTTCTTTCTGGAAGAGTTTTGA
- a CDS encoding VOC family protein, translated as MEVNHIGITSRDPEVSANFYREIFGLPQEEETEKAAKVLGIGKSNIAIYGEKDDPSSPVFGSGCDFAIKVDPKSFREIEQRLFSQRLEYGVRKSSKTLFLNFQDPDGYLVELMCEEE; from the coding sequence ATGGAAGTAAATCATATCGGTATCACCTCCCGTGATCCGGAAGTAAGTGCGAATTTTTATCGTGAAATTTTCGGTCTCCCCCAAGAGGAGGAGACCGAGAAAGCAGCGAAAGTTTTAGGTATCGGAAAATCGAATATAGCGATCTATGGCGAGAAGGATGATCCTTCTTCTCCCGTATTTGGGTCCGGATGTGATTTTGCAATTAAAGTAGATCCGAAAAGTTTCCGTGAGATAGAACAAAGATTATTCTCTCAAAGATTGGAATATGGGGTTCGTAAATCTTCTAAGACACTTTTTCTGAATTTCCAGGATCCGGATGGATACTTGGTTGAATTGATGTGTGAAGAGGAATAG
- a CDS encoding NADP-dependent isocitrate dehydrogenase — protein MAKIKVKTPLVELDGDEMTRIIWKEIKDRFIHPYLDIELDYYDLGVEYRDKTDDKVTVDSANAILKYGVGVKCATITPNQDRVVEYKLKKEWKSPNGTIRSILDGTVFRKPIIVNNIPSGVRSWEKPIVVGRHAFGDLYKDTELYIPEAGKVEIVFTTKDGKEKERVTINDFDGPGVVMGQFNLDKSIYSFAEACFNYAISEKINVWFATKDTISKKYHARFRAIFDEVSTKRAAELKAAGIEYWYYLIDDAVAQIVKNPGGMLWALMNYDGDVMSDMVASGFGSLGLMTSVLVSPDGKFEYEAAHGTVTRHYRQYQKGETTSTNSVASIFAWTGALAKRGELDGTPDVVAFANKLEKAVIDTIQAGEMTKDLVLLTTTKGPKQLDTFQFMEAIQKRL, from the coding sequence ATGGCTAAAATTAAGGTGAAAACTCCTCTCGTCGAGCTCGACGGGGACGAGATGACACGTATAATTTGGAAAGAAATTAAGGATCGTTTCATTCATCCTTATCTTGATATTGAATTAGATTATTATGATCTAGGCGTAGAATACCGCGATAAAACTGACGACAAAGTCACAGTCGATTCTGCGAATGCTATTTTAAAATACGGAGTGGGTGTTAAATGTGCTACCATCACTCCGAACCAAGATCGAGTTGTAGAATACAAACTCAAAAAAGAATGGAAGTCTCCTAACGGGACCATTCGTTCCATTCTGGATGGAACTGTTTTCCGTAAACCGATCATCGTAAACAATATCCCTTCCGGAGTTAGATCCTGGGAAAAACCAATTGTAGTTGGTCGTCACGCTTTTGGTGACCTTTACAAAGATACCGAGCTTTATATTCCAGAAGCAGGAAAAGTAGAGATCGTTTTCACAACTAAAGACGGAAAAGAAAAAGAAAGAGTTACTATTAACGATTTCGACGGACCTGGTGTTGTGATGGGACAGTTCAACTTGGACAAGTCCATCTATAGCTTCGCAGAAGCTTGTTTCAACTATGCGATTTCTGAAAAGATCAACGTATGGTTCGCGACTAAAGATACCATTTCTAAAAAATACCATGCTCGTTTCCGTGCGATCTTCGACGAAGTTTCTACTAAAAGAGCGGCGGAGCTGAAAGCGGCGGGCATCGAATACTGGTACTACTTGATCGACGACGCAGTTGCTCAGATCGTTAAGAACCCTGGCGGAATGCTTTGGGCTCTAATGAACTATGACGGAGACGTAATGTCCGATATGGTTGCATCCGGATTCGGATCGTTAGGACTTATGACTTCTGTTCTTGTTTCTCCGGACGGAAAATTCGAATACGAAGCGGCTCACGGAACAGTGACTCGTCACTATCGTCAATATCAAAAAGGTGAAACCACTTCTACCAACTCGGTAGCTTCTATCTTTGCATGGACTGGAGCTCTTGCTAAGAGGGGAGAATTGGACGGAACTCCTGACGTGGTTGCATTCGCAAATAAATTGGAGAAGGCGGTAATCGACACTATCCAAGCTGGAGAGATGACCAAGGATTTGGTCCTACTTACCACAACCAAAGGCCCGAAACAATTAGATACCTTCCAGTTCATGGAGGCTATCCAAAAGCGTCTTTAA
- a CDS encoding response regulator gives MNANQEIPYQGDLREGAGLPSEKLKILIVDTSKVILEIISTEFSSSLFEVQKVSLMEEAAQLAKKDKFDLITLGIHLEGGTGFDLCREIRSKTKKEKFASSGARIIFVTSDFTEENRMIAHNAGADGFIEKTQELSSFQSTIDEIIKDLIEEKKAPSQKNPSLAKRKVLIIDDSELNLVLFRRLLESKGAEVQTAISGKHALQILEENPQDFEAIFTDMYMPGMNGNELCSIVQKNPAFSQIRLGITSAAEESSFTRDKIPNGVELFSKPYDMQEICNFLK, from the coding sequence ATGAACGCGAACCAGGAAATACCCTACCAAGGCGACCTAAGAGAGGGCGCCGGTTTGCCTTCAGAAAAACTTAAAATACTAATCGTAGATACAAGCAAGGTCATACTTGAAATTATCTCCACCGAGTTCTCTTCATCCTTATTCGAGGTCCAAAAAGTATCTCTTATGGAAGAAGCAGCGCAGCTTGCTAAAAAGGATAAATTCGATCTAATCACTTTGGGGATCCATCTAGAAGGTGGAACAGGTTTCGATCTTTGTAGGGAGATCAGAAGCAAAACTAAAAAAGAAAAATTCGCATCCTCGGGAGCTAGGATCATATTTGTTACCTCTGATTTTACAGAGGAAAATAGAATGATCGCTCATAACGCAGGTGCAGACGGTTTTATAGAAAAAACCCAAGAGCTGAGTTCCTTTCAATCCACGATAGATGAGATCATAAAAGATCTGATAGAAGAGAAAAAGGCCCCTTCTCAAAAGAATCCTAGTTTAGCAAAAAGGAAAGTACTCATTATAGATGATTCTGAACTAAACCTAGTATTGTTCAGAAGATTACTAGAATCAAAAGGTGCGGAAGTCCAAACTGCAATTTCCGGAAAACATGCACTCCAAATTTTGGAAGAAAATCCTCAGGATTTCGAGGCAATTTTTACTGATATGTACATGCCTGGAATGAACGGGAACGAACTTTGTAGTATTGTCCAAAAGAATCCTGCATTCTCTCAGATACGATTGGGGATAACTTCTGCTGCGGAAGAATCTTCTTTTACTAGGGACAAGATCCCAAATGGTGTGGAATTATTTTCTAAACCTTACGATATGCAAGAGATCTGCAATTTTTTGAAATAA
- the mazG gene encoding nucleoside triphosphate pyrophosphohydrolase yields the protein MKAPDPKDYPNSMAFLQDITSKLRSPEGCPWDREQTHSTLVPYLIEESQEVVEAILKGNDEHTKEELGDLLFQVVLHSQIASERGAFGLEEVAKDVAEKLVLRHPHVFDPETKDISSANEVVANWDLFKEKEKQLRQKTSKPKSILSEVPETFPSLLKAEKFQKKAAKAGFDWEDIKGVEEKLNEELQEFLEEIRGISDPSSNQIRIEEELGDLLFTIVNLARKLGVSAESSLTRTNTKFKHRIEYIEARLGESDRKFSETPLDELEKLWNQAKTGLQKQTQNPLEEKQSNVSELIRGLSSFIIWKQSPETDWPKTYSFSYKSNEYSLVFSAFGSMTVLPSADPWGRKAQPIFYLNLSEKNPGTWEDLSGNSYKTQEDIYEAIVGSIREYTKALSGKEE from the coding sequence ATGAAAGCTCCAGACCCGAAAGACTATCCAAACTCGATGGCATTTCTCCAAGACATAACTTCTAAACTTAGAAGTCCGGAAGGTTGTCCTTGGGATAGGGAGCAAACACATTCTACTCTGGTGCCTTATCTCATAGAAGAATCCCAGGAAGTGGTAGAAGCAATACTCAAAGGAAACGACGAACATACCAAGGAAGAACTTGGAGATCTATTATTCCAAGTAGTTCTTCATTCTCAGATAGCATCGGAAAGAGGTGCATTTGGTTTAGAAGAAGTTGCCAAAGACGTGGCAGAAAAACTTGTGCTACGGCATCCTCATGTATTCGATCCTGAAACAAAAGATATCTCTTCTGCGAACGAGGTAGTTGCAAACTGGGATCTATTTAAAGAGAAAGAAAAACAACTCCGACAAAAAACTTCTAAACCTAAATCCATTTTATCCGAAGTCCCAGAGACATTCCCTTCTCTATTAAAAGCAGAAAAATTCCAGAAGAAGGCAGCCAAAGCAGGTTTCGATTGGGAAGATATAAAAGGTGTAGAGGAAAAACTGAATGAAGAATTGCAGGAGTTCCTAGAAGAGATCAGAGGTATTTCCGATCCTTCTTCCAATCAAATCAGGATAGAAGAAGAATTAGGAGATCTTCTTTTTACTATAGTGAATTTGGCAAGAAAACTGGGTGTATCTGCAGAATCTTCTCTCACAAGAACTAATACAAAGTTCAAACATAGAATAGAATATATAGAAGCAAGACTTGGAGAATCGGATCGTAAATTTTCAGAAACTCCTTTGGACGAGCTGGAAAAACTCTGGAACCAAGCAAAGACTGGACTCCAAAAACAAACTCAAAATCCGTTGGAAGAAAAACAGAGTAATGTTTCAGAATTGATCCGCGGACTTTCTTCTTTTATAATCTGGAAACAAAGTCCTGAAACAGATTGGCCCAAAACATATAGTTTTTCCTACAAATCAAATGAATATTCTTTAGTATTCTCGGCGTTTGGCTCTATGACAGTATTGCCAAGTGCTGATCCCTGGGGCAGAAAAGCCCAGCCGATCTTCTACCTGAATTTATCCGAAAAGAATCCTGGAACCTGGGAAGATTTGTCTGGAAATTCTTATAAAACCCAGGAAGATATTTACGAGGCAATCGTAGGTTCAATACGCGAATATACAAAGGCCTTATCCGGCAAAGAAGAGTGA
- a CDS encoding DUF6580 family putative transport protein, which yields MSLSKNLVAFALLVFAVLSRFLPHLPNFTPVLAISIFAGVYFSNRWLAIALPLGIMLLSDLVIGLHDMIPVIYGLFVVYAIVGMKIKDRLGLGSLAIAGLAGSVSFFVITNFFVWLTSGMYTLNGQGLVECYIAAIPFFKYSLLGDFTYVSVLFGSYYLLEKNGFVASTQAA from the coding sequence ATGTCACTATCTAAAAATTTGGTAGCTTTCGCATTACTTGTATTTGCGGTTCTCAGTCGTTTTCTTCCTCACTTACCGAACTTCACTCCGGTTTTGGCGATCTCTATTTTCGCTGGGGTTTATTTCTCTAACCGTTGGTTAGCGATCGCTCTTCCTTTGGGAATTATGCTTTTAAGCGACCTAGTGATCGGTCTTCACGATATGATCCCGGTTATTTACGGATTATTCGTAGTGTATGCAATTGTAGGAATGAAAATTAAAGATCGTTTAGGTCTTGGATCTTTGGCAATTGCTGGTCTTGCAGGTTCGGTTTCATTCTTTGTGATTACAAACTTCTTTGTTTGGTTAACTTCCGGAATGTATACTTTGAACGGACAAGGATTAGTAGAATGTTATATTGCTGCGATTCCTTTCTTCAAATATAGTCTACTCGGAGACTTTACTTATGTTTCCGTTCTGTTCGGTTCCTATTATCTATTGGAAAAGAACGGATTTGTTGCTTCTACCCAAGCAGCTTAA
- a CDS encoding LA_2444/LA_4059 family outer membrane protein, translating into MQTFLKLSASLFLGIFLFVSGPVYSQGKLPDPETLEKEADELEYQAGKSQVQAERRRLALLAAEKRKQAADVRNELHDQELSKPYTRPTLDIQFAALQSTWESEVLARQKNIGVNNYNTILSASGAYQNAQTSAANAGVNPNLLNDSITSYSSPQGNTKTAFPIKLSYLNTAKTFGIEFNYLDLKIKPSYTTVDTASVLSALAPVQYHSVQYRRLDYSLNFAWYMHTATGRIGIAVGARNLDITSSEYGVIPGNYGFGKSEEKAGGLGPQIGVRIFKNFNAFLLGHFKADYFRTLGHYNRNTQGVLNGIAGPYILDTAPPGGLKENVLSRTGYEIDFGLSLLRSRWLKYTLGFQYTELISKVSGYNYNPNVFPGAPGDILFLNQVSKPLDQISTGSALQKDVHDKFYGIYLSLTLTI; encoded by the coding sequence TTGCAGACTTTTCTGAAACTTTCCGCATCCTTATTCTTAGGCATTTTTTTATTTGTCTCCGGCCCCGTATATTCTCAAGGAAAACTACCAGATCCGGAAACTTTGGAAAAAGAAGCAGACGAGCTGGAATACCAAGCCGGTAAATCCCAGGTTCAGGCAGAAAGAAGAAGGCTGGCACTCCTCGCTGCAGAAAAGAGAAAACAAGCAGCCGATGTTAGAAACGAACTTCATGACCAAGAATTATCCAAACCTTATACCAGACCTACCTTAGATATCCAATTTGCAGCATTACAATCGACTTGGGAGTCGGAGGTATTAGCCCGGCAAAAAAATATCGGAGTAAATAACTACAATACAATCCTTTCGGCCTCTGGAGCTTATCAGAACGCTCAAACCTCTGCAGCTAATGCAGGTGTAAATCCGAACTTATTGAATGATAGTATCACAAGTTATTCAAGTCCTCAAGGCAATACTAAGACCGCCTTCCCGATCAAACTTTCTTATTTGAATACTGCCAAAACTTTCGGAATAGAATTCAATTATTTAGATCTAAAGATCAAACCTTCTTACACAACTGTGGACACGGCCTCCGTATTGTCTGCACTTGCTCCAGTCCAATATCATTCGGTTCAATACAGAAGATTAGATTATTCTTTAAACTTCGCTTGGTATATGCATACGGCAACCGGAAGGATCGGTATAGCAGTAGGAGCAAGAAACCTAGATATCACATCCAGCGAATACGGAGTGATTCCGGGAAATTACGGTTTCGGAAAATCGGAAGAAAAAGCAGGAGGATTAGGTCCTCAAATCGGAGTTAGGATCTTTAAGAACTTCAACGCATTTTTATTAGGACATTTTAAAGCGGATTATTTCAGGACTTTAGGACATTATAATAGAAACACGCAAGGGGTTTTGAACGGAATTGCAGGGCCTTATATTTTAGACACTGCTCCTCCGGGCGGACTGAAAGAAAACGTGCTTAGTAGAACCGGATATGAAATAGATTTTGGTCTTTCTCTACTTAGAAGCCGTTGGTTAAAATATACTTTAGGATTTCAGTATACCGAATTGATCTCGAAAGTTTCCGGTTATAATTACAATCCGAATGTTTTTCCAGGAGCGCCTGGCGATATACTATTTTTGAATCAGGTATCCAAACCCTTAGATCAAATTTCTACAGGCTCAGCCTTACAAAAAGACGTGCATGATAAATTCTATGGAATTTATCTAAGTTTAACTTTGACTATTTAA
- a CDS encoding cation transporter dimerization domain-containing protein — protein MAFDFSDEYKEIVQNILSERFSEVSKIYDLKARSKGERKFLEFRLEFKKDTHPSEHHKILGTLLDDLKQEFPYTEIIIYPNQG, from the coding sequence ATGGCTTTCGACTTTTCGGATGAATACAAAGAGATTGTCCAAAACATTCTTTCGGAACGGTTTTCCGAGGTTTCGAAGATCTATGATCTTAAAGCCAGATCTAAGGGAGAAAGGAAATTTCTTGAGTTTCGATTGGAATTCAAAAAGGATACCCATCCTTCCGAACATCATAAGATCTTGGGAACTTTACTAGACGATCTAAAACAAGAATTCCCATATACTGAAATTATCATTTATCCGAACCAAGGGTAG
- a CDS encoding TIGR00730 family Rossman fold protein encodes MTQMKPAICVFCGSRPGKEPRYLQAAVFLGHLMATEGIGLVYGGATSGLMGAVADSVLEKGGTVIGVLPEFLSSKEIAHKEITELILVPTMHERKLLMYEKSFAFIALPGGIGTLEELVEVTSWNQLGVLSKPIGILNVNGFFDPLLQQLDHMVEEGFLDSQTREWIEVSSDPEELFEKIIKRSRI; translated from the coding sequence CTGACTCAGATGAAACCAGCCATTTGTGTATTCTGCGGTTCCAGACCTGGCAAGGAACCTCGTTATCTTCAAGCCGCAGTATTCTTAGGTCACCTTATGGCAACAGAAGGAATAGGGCTGGTGTATGGAGGAGCAACCTCCGGTTTAATGGGAGCGGTAGCCGATTCCGTTTTAGAAAAAGGCGGTACTGTGATCGGTGTACTTCCTGAGTTCCTTTCCAGTAAAGAAATTGCTCATAAAGAAATTACGGAACTTATCTTAGTTCCAACCATGCACGAAAGAAAACTTCTGATGTACGAAAAATCCTTCGCATTCATCGCACTTCCTGGCGGGATCGGGACCTTAGAAGAATTAGTAGAAGTCACTTCTTGGAATCAGCTTGGAGTTCTTTCCAAACCAATCGGAATACTGAACGTAAATGGATTTTTCGATCCACTATTACAACAGTTGGATCATATGGTAGAAGAAGGTTTCTTAGATTCTCAAACCAGAGAATGGATAGAAGTCAGCTCGGATCCAGAAGAACTTTTTGAAAAGATCATCAAAAGAAGTAGGATCTGA